From the genome of Pelosinus fermentans DSM 17108:
CTGTACTCAACTGAAGGGTAGTGACCATTTTTTTTAAGTTATTTTTCATGAGAATGATTTCTTGGTTCATGTCACCGATTTCATCATTAAGGGTTGAAGTAATATCGGCAGTACTCAAATCAAAATGGGCAATATGACTTAATGTTTCTTTTAAGTGATTGAATCGACGGCTCATATGATTGCTATACCAAAAGATTAATCCGATTACGAGAATTAAAACGCCTATATTGGCTATAATTGCAAAGGAATTTTGGGATTTGACACTTGCATCAATATAAGTTGTTTGTTCTTTAATAATACCATCTTGAACTGCAAATAAATTGTCAAAGTCTTTATCAAGATCTTCCGAGGTCTTTACCATGAACTTGATTTGCTTTGCCATTTCAGGCCTATCTCCGGCTTTTTGTGCAAGGATGATTTTATCGCTGTAATCGCGAAAATGGATCACATTGTTAAGAGTTTGATCCGCAGCCGTTTGAGCGGCATCATTGGCAGCTGCCTTACGATAGGCTGTCAATAATTTGATCACTTCAGCAATTTCCGTGCGATACGCATTTTCATACTGTGGGTCATTGTATTGGGTATATTTTAAGCGATCAATGCGAGCCCGTTGCAGCTGGGCAAAGGCTTCTCGAATTTGGAAAGCTTCTGGAATACTGTAGGATTGAACCTTTTCTACCCTATTTCCCATATCACTGAATTTGTAAGAAGAAAATAGAGACAACGCGATTAACAGAACAACCGAAATTAGAAAAATACCTAATAGTTGAAACTTAATTGACCATCTTCTTTTTTCCATATACTTACCCCTAACAAAATTATTTTCTTGCAGAATCGTCCTTTAACTAGGAAATTGAGATTTGTTCTCACTGAACTGGTTGAAAAAAATAACCATTTTTGGCTGATGAAGCACTTTGGTTTATAGTTAATTTAACCAATAAAATCTTTTTCTGTCAATATAAAATGTAAACTTATAAAAAATAAAAGTCAAATGGTCAAATAAAAACATTGACTTTTAATAAGAAAGATTGATAAAATATTAGTAAGGAAAATGGTTAATATTATGTAAAATACACAGGATTTTTGGATTAAGATCAAATTCTATTGCCCCAAAACACAAGGAAGTATAAAAATCACAGTATTGATGCAAAATTTGATAAAACAGCTGCAAGAAATAAATCTGCAGCTATTGGAGAAAGTAGGTGAAAGGTATGAAATTTATTGACTATTATGAAGTTTTAGGTGTGCCAAAGACCGCCACTGATAAAGAAATTAAAACGGCATATCGTAAACTAGCCAGGCAATATCATCCTGATGTGCAAAAAGGGAAGGAAAAGAAAGAGGCAGAAGAAAAATTTAAACAAATCAATGAGGCATATGAGGTATTAGGGGATGCTTCCAAGCGGGAAAAGTATGATACATTAGGAGAAAACTGGAGGATGGGTCAAGAATTTCAGCCGCCACCCAATGCTTCCGGGTATCAGACGTATCATATGGATGGAATGGATGGCTTTGGTTTCAGCGATTTTTTCTCCTCCATTTTTGGGCAGGAGTTTTCTAGACAGTCAGATGGTTATGGGAGAAGTTATCAGGCAAGGCAGCCTAGATACGAAGGGGACGATGTGGAAGCCACAATCAGCCTGACAGTGGAAGAACTGATGACGGGAGCAGAAAAAGAAATTCAAATTCATGTACCAGTCATTTGTGCTGCCTGTGAAGGACAGCGTTTTACCAGCAGGGGCGTATGCACTGCCTGTAAAGGGGCAGGAGTCATAGAAGAACACAAAAAGCTAAAGGTCAAAATTCCTGGCAAGTCTTATCCTGGCACTGTGCTTCGTCTAAAAGGAATGGGGGGCAAAGGTTCTAATAATGGTGCAAATGGTGATTTGTATCTTCATGCAGAGATGAAACCTCACTCCAATTGGCGTGTTGTCAACCAGATCGACTTAGAGGGTGATTTGACGATTTATCCGGAACAAGCTGTTTTAGGAGATCTGGTTTCTGTGCATACTCCATCAGGGATAGTTGAAGTGAAGATTCAGCCAGGAACCCATTCTGGTCAGAAACTTCGTTTAAAAGATAGAGGATTTAAGAAGAATGCAACGTTAGGGGATTTGTATATAAAAATTCAGATTGATATTCCGCGAAATCAAAGGAAGGAAGAATTGGAGCTTTATAAACAGATTTTCGCCCTGCGGCACAAAGAAATATGATTAAGGTTGTTATGCTCGTTATATAGAGGAGGTAAATAGTATGAATCAAGAACAATACACGCAAAAGGCATTGGCTGCCCTTTCGGAAGCGCAGCAGTTAACTGCGCTGCATTACCAGCAAGAAGTAAGTACCAGGCATTTATTATTAGCACTAGTCAAAGAAGAAGATGGTATGATTGGGCAAATTTTGTCTCAATCACAAATTGATGTTAAACTCTTAAAGGCCAAGGTAGAGAAATTAATCACGAATCAGCCTTCTGTTCGCGGTCAAGAGGGCAGTTTGCGAATGAATACGGCAATGATTCGGGTGCTGGGATTAGCGGAAAAAATTGCATCCGGCATGAAAGATGAATTTATCAGTACAGAACATTTATTACTAGCTGTTGTAGAAGACGGTGATAGTGATGTAGTGGAAGTCTGTAGGGAATTTGGGCTGCATCGCAGCCGTATTCAGCAGATTGTAAAGGAATATCGTCAAGGACAGCGGATTACCAGCGACAACCCTGAAGAAGGATACCAGGCATTATCAAAATATGGGCGGGATTTGACCGAAATGGCTAAACAGGGAAAATTAGATCCTGTTATTGGTCGAGATGAAGAAATTCGCAGAGCAATAGAAATACTATCTCGCCGAACCAAGAATAATCCTGTGCTAATCGGTGAACCCGGGGTTGGAAAGACAGCGATTGTAGAAGGGTTAGCTCGGCGCATTGTAGCTGGGGATGTACCAGAAACGTTGAAAAATAAAAGCTTATATTCCCTGGATCTTAGTTCTTTAGTGGCTGGTGCCAAATACCGGGGTGAATTTGAGGAACGCTTGAAAAATGTTTTAAATGAAATTGCTAAATCAGAGGGAAAAATTCTCTTGTTCATTGATGAACTTCATACGGTAGTGGGAGCTGGTGCTGCGGAAGGAGCTATGGATGCTGGCAATATTTTAAAACCCATGCTTGCAAGAGGTGAACTTCGTTGTATTGGTGCTACCACTTTGAATGAATACCGTAAACATATTGAAAAAGATGCTGCTTTGGAACGTCGTTTCCAACCGGTCCTTGTGGATCAGCCTACAGTAGAGGATACGATTTCCATACTAAGGGGCTTAAAGGAGCGTTATGAAATTCATCATGGCGTTCGAATCAAAGACAGTGCTCTGGTGTCGGCAGCTGTACTGTCAGATCGCTATATTTCCGATCGCTTCTTGCCTGATAAAGCGATTGACTTGGTTGATGAGGCTGGTGCGAAATTACGTACAGAAATTGATTCAATGCCCAGTGAACTGGATGAGATTCTGCGCCGGGTTATGCAGCTTGAAATTGAAGAACAGGCTCTTAAAAAAGAGAGTGATGCTTCTTCCTTGGAGAAATTGAATACGATTCAAGAAGAACTAAAAAATCTGCGTCAAGAAACAGATGTGCTGAAAGTCCAATGGCAGGGAGAAAAGGAAGCTATACTGCGTCTGCGTGGTTTGAAAAAGGAAATTGAATCTGTTAAAGCGGAGATGGAGACTGCGGAAAGAGCTTATGACCTTACTCACTTGGCAGAGCTCAAATATGGTAAACTGCCAGAGCTGGAAGCACGGTTAAAGAATGAAGATGAATTACTAAGCAAAAAACATAATGACAAAGTTCTGTTAAAAGAAGAAGTCGGTGAAGATGATATCGCTAAGATTGTCAGCCGCTGGACAGGTATTCCGGTTAGTCGCATGTTAGCGGGAGAACGAGAAAAACTGGCGAATTTAGAAAGTATTTTGCATACGAGAGTCGTAGGTCAGGAAGATGCTGTGCAGGCTGTCAGTGAAGCCATCATCAGAGCGCGGGCAGGAGTGAAAGATCCGAATCGTCCAATTGGCTCCTTTATCTTCCTTGGTCCAACAGGGGTCGGTAAAACGGAGTTGGCAAAAACCCTGGCAGAAGTATTATTCGATGATGAGCGCAGCATGATTCGTGTAGACATGAGTGAATATATGGAGAAACATACCGTGGCTCGCCTAATTGGTGCTCCTCCAGGTTATGTTGGTCACGATGAAGGAGGACAATTAACAGAAGCGGTACGCCGTCGCCCCTACAGCGTAATTTTGCTGGATGAGATTGAAAAAGCTCATAGTGACGTATTTAATGTGCTGCTGCAAATATTAGACGATGGACGATTAACAGATGGAAAAGGCAGAACCGTAAATTTTAAAAATACAGTGGTTATAATGACCTCCAACTTAGGATCGGCTGAAATTTTACAAAATGAATTCGAGAGGGCTAAAGAAAAAGTTCTTAGCATGCTCAAGTCTCATTTCAGACCTGAATTCTTGAATCGCATTGATGATATTATTGTCTTTAATGCCCTTACAGAGCAGCAAGTTAGTAAAATTGCAGGAATCCTATTGGAAAACTTGAATAAGCGTTTGCAAAAGCAGATGAATATTACCTTGGTTTGGGATGAGGCGGTTTTAACTTTACTATCCAAGAAAGGGTATGATTCTGCATTTGGTGCTCGACCACTGCGCCGCCAGATTAGCAGGTCTATCGAAACAGAATTAAGCAAAAAAATAGTCCGTGGTGAAATCATGGAAGGCGGTACCGTGAAACTAAAAGCGCAAGACGGCACAATTCTCTTAACCCCGGCAATAGATGCTGTAAGTCTTTAAAATAATAAACTCCTGCAAAACATTTTGCAGGAGTTTATTATTTTATGGTAAATAGAATGAAGTATTAAAGTCATTATCCAAATGGGAGGACTGTACATGCCAGTTACATTAGATGGAAAGTTAGTAATTGCCATCTCTTCACGTGCTCTTTTTGACTTAGATGCCAGTAATAAGATTTTTGAAGAAAAAGGAGAAGAACCCTACACAAAATATCAGATTGAACATGAAAATGAGCTGCTGAATCATGGAGTAGCCTTTCCATTAATAAAACGGCTGCTGAAGCTGCGAGATCCTGAAACGGGAGAACCTATGGTAGAAATTATTCTAATCTCCAAAAATGATCCTAATACTGGCCTGAGAGTTTTCAATTCCATAGAGCAGCATAAATTGGATATTACCAGGGCTGCATTTACCAGGGGACGATCGCCATATAAGTATTTAAAAGCCTTTAAAGCCGATTTGTTTTTATCTGCCAATCCAGAGGATGTGTCACTTGCCCTGGCAAATGGGCATGCCAGCGCTACCATTTATGCAGGAACTTATGTAAAGCAAGAGGACGATATGGAGGAAATCCGCATTGCTTTTGATGGTGATGCAGTTATATTTAGTGATGAAGCGGAAAAAATATATCAGCAGATGGGATTAGAAGAATTCAAAAAACATGAAGCAGAAAAAAGTGAAATACCGCTGCCTCCTGGTCCTTTCATGTCTTTTTTAACGGCCTTAAATAATGTGCAGAAGGCTTATAAAAATAAGGAGAAGAAGACAATACGAACAGCACTTGTGACAGCACGAAATGCACCAGCCCACAAAAGAGCAATCAAGACATTGCGGTCATGGGGAATTACAGTGGATGAGGCTTTCTTTTTAGGAGGATTGGATAAAGCAGCCATTTTAGAAAGTTTTAACCCCCATATCTTTTTTGATGATCAGCATACCTACTGCATTAATGCATCAAAAGTAGTGCCAACAGGGCATGTACCAAGCGGTGTAACAAACAGTTACTGATTAGTGAATATAAGAAAAAAAGCTATTCCAAGAGAAATACATCGTATAGGAGGACTAGAAATGAAAGATAGATTGTTAATAAGTAATGCCTTTCAGACTTTTTTAACAGAGGCTCCAGAACATCAAAAAGTATGGATGGAGACGGTAAAAAAGTGGGGTGAGGCAAGCCAGCTGGATAAGAAAACAGAAGCTCTTTCCTATCTATCTGTATTAGCAGCATTAAGGCTGGAAGGCGGACTGCCTTTTCATGTAAAACAAGCGAAAGCAGTAGGAGCGACCAGAGAAGAAGTCATAAGTGCTATTCTAGTGGGACTGCCAGCAGCAGGAAACGTAGTGATCCAATCCTTACCAATCGCTTTAAATGCCTATGATCAGGAATAAGATTATACTCAAAAGGCCCCGTATATCAAATACGGAGCCTTTTAGCATTTACATATATTCATATAATAATGATTTACAATCCTCTAGCAGCTAATTCCTGCTCTGCACTAACTAACTTTATGCAGAGTACGACCAATTCCATAGCCTGTTTTAATTCTGACAATGGAGGGAAGGTGGGAGACAGACGAATATTTTTGTCTTCGGGATCTTTGCCATAAGGGTAGGTAGCACCAGCAGGAGTGAGTAGGACACCGGCGGCTTCCGCTTTTGCTACGATTTTTTTTGCACATCCTGTAAGAGTGTCGAGACTGATAAAGTAGCCGCCTTGCGGCTTGCTCCATGAAGCAATGTTTTCGCCGCCCAGCCCTAATTCTAAGATATCCAGGACTAAATTAAATTTAGGCTTAATAATGGCTGCATGCCGTATCATATGTTCCTTTATGCCGGCTTCATTTTTGAAAAAGCGGACATGCCGCAGCTGATTTAATTTGTCAGGTCCGATGGTTTGTATATTAAGCTGTTTTTTAAGCCAATTAATGTTGTTGGCACTACTGGCCAGCATAGCAATTCCAGCTCCAGGGAAACTAACTTTAGATGTTGAGGCAAATTCAAAAACACGGTCAGGATGACCTGCGGTACTGCAGGTTTGCAGAATATCAAGTAATGTGCCAGGGGTATCTGTGAGATGATGTACTGCATAAGCATTATCCCAGAAAATACGAAAATCAGGTGCTTTGGCAGGCATTGCTGCCAAACGTTTTACAACGATATCAGAATAGATAATACCGGTGGGATTACTATACTTTGGTACACACCAAATGCCTTTAATTGCTGGATCGGAGGCCACTAAACTTTCAACTTGGTTCATATCAGGACCATCATCTTGGTAATTAACCCTGATCATTTCAATTCCTAAGTGCTGGCAAATGGCAAAATGCCGATCATAGCCAGGGCTGGGACAGAGGAATTTTACCTTTGGCAGCTTACTCCAAGGAACATCACTTTCTGGCAGGCCATGCAGCATGGCGCGAGAAATTAAATCATGCATCATGTTTAAGCTGGAATTACCCCCAATGATAATTTCCTCGGGTTTGGCATCTAAAATCCAAGAGAAAAGTTTCTTTGCTTCGGGAATGCCGTCGATTCCGCCATAGTTTCGGCAGTCAGTTCCATTTGAAGCTTTATAATCGGATTTGGTAAGGCAATCTAAAAGATCAGCAGAAAGATCTAATTGCTCGGTGCAGGGTTTTCCCCGGGACATATCTAATTTAAGGTTTTGCGCCTGAAAATCTTGATAGCTCTTAGATAATTCAGCATAATAGCCTTGTAATGTGGTGTTACTCATGTCTTTCAATTTACTCATTTTTACATCTCTCCTTCACATTCTTTCATTATATTGGAACTAGTAAGCCAAAGGCAATAGGTTTTCACAAAAACGAGAGTATGTATTCTGAATACGTATGAGAGACAATGATCGTTTTTCATACTAAAGCAAAAAAAAACTTACTAATTTAAGTAAGCAGTTTAACATTCAGATTGATATTTCTCTTTGTATGCCTGTTTATTTTGGGCAATTTCACTTAATAAATCAATAAAGAGATCGATTTCATTACTGTTATTATAGAATCCTAGGCTTAGCCGTACTAGTCCAGGAAAAGGAATATCAGGTTGCTGTTGATAATAGGTTAACTTTTTAGGGGTTAGACCTAACAGTTTTTCAACATAGGGATGAGCACAGAATAGACCGCTTCTTACAGCGATACCCCCTTCATAGGAGAGCATCTTTGCTAATAATTCATGATGGATACCTGGAAGAGCAAAAGAAATGATGCCTAGTCGATCTTCATTCTTTTCAGCGCAGCAATATAATCTTAGATCAGGAATGGATGTTAATTTTTGAATGGTATAGTGGATCAGTTCTTGTTCGTATTGAT
Proteins encoded in this window:
- a CDS encoding DnaJ C-terminal domain-containing protein gives rise to the protein MKFIDYYEVLGVPKTATDKEIKTAYRKLARQYHPDVQKGKEKKEAEEKFKQINEAYEVLGDASKREKYDTLGENWRMGQEFQPPPNASGYQTYHMDGMDGFGFSDFFSSIFGQEFSRQSDGYGRSYQARQPRYEGDDVEATISLTVEELMTGAEKEIQIHVPVICAACEGQRFTSRGVCTACKGAGVIEEHKKLKVKIPGKSYPGTVLRLKGMGGKGSNNGANGDLYLHAEMKPHSNWRVVNQIDLEGDLTIYPEQAVLGDLVSVHTPSGIVEVKIQPGTHSGQKLRLKDRGFKKNATLGDLYIKIQIDIPRNQRKEELELYKQIFALRHKEI
- a CDS encoding 5'-nucleotidase, with amino-acid sequence MPVTLDGKLVIAISSRALFDLDASNKIFEEKGEEPYTKYQIEHENELLNHGVAFPLIKRLLKLRDPETGEPMVEIILISKNDPNTGLRVFNSIEQHKLDITRAAFTRGRSPYKYLKAFKADLFLSANPEDVSLALANGHASATIYAGTYVKQEDDMEEIRIAFDGDAVIFSDEAEKIYQQMGLEEFKKHEAEKSEIPLPPGPFMSFLTALNNVQKAYKNKEKKTIRTALVTARNAPAHKRAIKTLRSWGITVDEAFFLGGLDKAAILESFNPHIFFDDQHTYCINASKVVPTGHVPSGVTNSY
- a CDS encoding aminotransferase class I/II-fold pyridoxal phosphate-dependent enzyme, which translates into the protein MSKLKDMSNTTLQGYYAELSKSYQDFQAQNLKLDMSRGKPCTEQLDLSADLLDCLTKSDYKASNGTDCRNYGGIDGIPEAKKLFSWILDAKPEEIIIGGNSSLNMMHDLISRAMLHGLPESDVPWSKLPKVKFLCPSPGYDRHFAICQHLGIEMIRVNYQDDGPDMNQVESLVASDPAIKGIWCVPKYSNPTGIIYSDIVVKRLAAMPAKAPDFRIFWDNAYAVHHLTDTPGTLLDILQTCSTAGHPDRVFEFASTSKVSFPGAGIAMLASSANNINWLKKQLNIQTIGPDKLNQLRHVRFFKNEAGIKEHMIRHAAIIKPKFNLVLDILELGLGGENIASWSKPQGGYFISLDTLTGCAKKIVAKAEAAGVLLTPAGATYPYGKDPEDKNIRLSPTFPPLSELKQAMELVVLCIKLVSAEQELAARGL
- a CDS encoding carboxymuconolactone decarboxylase family protein gives rise to the protein MKDRLLISNAFQTFLTEAPEHQKVWMETVKKWGEASQLDKKTEALSYLSVLAALRLEGGLPFHVKQAKAVGATREEVISAILVGLPAAGNVVIQSLPIALNAYDQE
- the clpB gene encoding ATP-dependent chaperone ClpB, whose protein sequence is MNQEQYTQKALAALSEAQQLTALHYQQEVSTRHLLLALVKEEDGMIGQILSQSQIDVKLLKAKVEKLITNQPSVRGQEGSLRMNTAMIRVLGLAEKIASGMKDEFISTEHLLLAVVEDGDSDVVEVCREFGLHRSRIQQIVKEYRQGQRITSDNPEEGYQALSKYGRDLTEMAKQGKLDPVIGRDEEIRRAIEILSRRTKNNPVLIGEPGVGKTAIVEGLARRIVAGDVPETLKNKSLYSLDLSSLVAGAKYRGEFEERLKNVLNEIAKSEGKILLFIDELHTVVGAGAAEGAMDAGNILKPMLARGELRCIGATTLNEYRKHIEKDAALERRFQPVLVDQPTVEDTISILRGLKERYEIHHGVRIKDSALVSAAVLSDRYISDRFLPDKAIDLVDEAGAKLRTEIDSMPSELDEILRRVMQLEIEEQALKKESDASSLEKLNTIQEELKNLRQETDVLKVQWQGEKEAILRLRGLKKEIESVKAEMETAERAYDLTHLAELKYGKLPELEARLKNEDELLSKKHNDKVLLKEEVGEDDIAKIVSRWTGIPVSRMLAGEREKLANLESILHTRVVGQEDAVQAVSEAIIRARAGVKDPNRPIGSFIFLGPTGVGKTELAKTLAEVLFDDERSMIRVDMSEYMEKHTVARLIGAPPGYVGHDEGGQLTEAVRRRPYSVILLDEIEKAHSDVFNVLLQILDDGRLTDGKGRTVNFKNTVVIMTSNLGSAEILQNEFERAKEKVLSMLKSHFRPEFLNRIDDIIVFNALTEQQVSKIAGILLENLNKRLQKQMNITLVWDEAVLTLLSKKGYDSAFGARPLRRQISRSIETELSKKIVRGEIMEGGTVKLKAQDGTILLTPAIDAVSL